The Daucus carota subsp. sativus chromosome 9, DH1 v3.0, whole genome shotgun sequence genome window below encodes:
- the LOC108202243 gene encoding 2-oxoglutarate-dependent dioxygenase 21, chloroplastic: MQQEGETSDTSFTSTMTLTKMGLSNVPQRFILPPSQRPNSGHGHHSTTNLPIIDLSNLNNPSHRARTIDDISAACKKLGFFQVINHGISTLTMNDAIDVAREFFNLPSDEKMHLASANVHNPVRYGTSLNHMKDKVHFWRDFIKHYSHPIEKWIEQWPSNPPSYKKKMGEYTKATYLLQKQLMQVVFQSLGLNPTYLQEDIDGGSQVMAVNYYPACPQPELALGMPPHSDFGSLTIINQSQEGLEIMDRDKKWHPVPLVEGALVVQLGDQMEIMSNGKYKSVIHRATVNAENKRISIASLHSLSLDKGVVPAPELVDEQHPISYNEGSFSDFLSYISGNDITEGRYIDTLKK, from the exons ATGCAACAAGAAGGAGAAACCTCTGATACTTCATTTACTAGTACCATGACACTTACCAAAATGGGACTATCAAATGTCCCTCAACGATTCATCTTGCCTCCATCACAGCGTCCAAACTCTGGCCATGGTCATCACTCCACCACCAACTTGCCCATCATCGATCTTTCCAACCTAAACAACCCGTCTCATAGAGCTCGAACTATTGATGACATAAGCGCAGCCTGCAAGAAATTAGGCTTCTTCCag GTGATTAATCATGGAATATCAACTTTAACCATGAATGATGCTATAGATGTTGCAAGAGAGTTCTTTAACCTGCCTAGTGATGAGAAAATGCACCTTGCTTCAGCTAATGTTCATAATCCCGTAAGGTATGGAACAAGCCTCAATCATATGAAAGATAAAGTCCATTTTTGGAGAGATTTCATCAAGCATTATTCTCATCCTATAGAAAAGTGGATTGAGCAATGGCCTTCTAATCCCCCTAGCTACAA AAAAAAGATGGGAGAATACACAAAAGCAACATACTTATTACAAAAGCAACTCATGCAAGTAGTTTTCCAAAGCTTAGGGTTAAACCCAACATACTTGCAAGAAGATATTGATGGAGGCTCGCAAGTTATGGCAGTCAACTACTACCCAGCTTGTCCACAACCGGAGCTTGCACTAGGAATGCCACCGCATTCAGATTTTGGATCGCTCACGATCATAAATCAAAGCCAAGAAGGGTTGGAAATCATGGATCGTGATAAGAAGTGGCATCCTGTTCCTTTGGTTGAAGGAGCTTTAGTAGTGCAATTGGGAGATCAGATGGAAATAATGAGCAATGGTAAATACAAAAGTGTTATACATCGGGCAACTGTCAATGCTGAGAACAAACGCATTTCTATTGCTAGTCTTCATAGCTTATCTTTAGACAAAGGAGTAGTACCTGCACCAGAACTAGTGGATGAACAACATCCTATTTCATACAATGAAGGGAGCTTTAGTGACTTTCTCTCTTACATCTCAGGTAATGATATAACGGAAGGAAGATACATAGACACCCTGAAGAAGTAA